The proteins below are encoded in one region of Streptomyces roseirectus:
- a CDS encoding jacalin-like lectin yields MRRIIGTLTAAALGLAGLTVATAAPAQAATSGTFNVLTYNVAGLPEPLSSSKPATNTPLISPRLGAYDIVNVQEDFNYHAALYERDDHPYRTPTSGGVPFGDGLNTLSDLPFEDFERVRWNSCTGTNCLTPKGFSLARVRLAEGAFVDLYNVHTNADSTEDALAARRANITQLSDFIRANSAGNAVIVMGDTNTRYTRSGDNIRTLTSVNGLTDAWVQLVRGGTAPTQGADALVCPTSAPPNTCEVVDKVLYRGSKLIDLSATRYNNDWAKFLDSAGGNLSDHFPHAVDFTYTLNSAVRASDFFGGPHGTAFNDADDLPAAPAPRTLTLRGDARLDALSLTHADGTALTHGGTGGTATSLTLTAGEHLTSVKLTQGQKDGHTRIFSADFGTDKGRSLSAGTATSDTRTFTAPAGWQIVGFTGRAGAEVDKLGVLYAPIK; encoded by the coding sequence ATGAGACGCATCATCGGCACCCTCACGGCGGCCGCCCTCGGCCTCGCCGGGCTGACCGTGGCCACGGCGGCGCCCGCGCAGGCGGCGACGTCGGGGACGTTCAACGTCCTGACGTACAACGTCGCGGGCCTGCCGGAGCCCCTGAGTTCGAGCAAGCCGGCGACCAACACCCCGTTGATCTCGCCCCGGTTGGGGGCCTACGACATCGTCAACGTGCAGGAGGACTTCAACTACCACGCTGCGCTGTACGAGCGCGACGACCACCCGTACCGCACGCCGACGAGCGGCGGCGTGCCGTTCGGGGACGGGCTCAACACGCTCTCCGACCTGCCGTTCGAGGACTTCGAGCGGGTCCGCTGGAACAGCTGCACCGGCACCAACTGCCTGACCCCGAAGGGCTTTTCGCTGGCCCGGGTGCGGCTCGCGGAGGGCGCCTTCGTGGACCTCTACAACGTCCACACCAACGCGGACTCCACCGAGGACGCGCTCGCCGCGCGGCGCGCCAACATCACGCAGCTCTCCGACTTCATCCGGGCCAACTCGGCGGGCAACGCGGTGATCGTGATGGGCGACACGAACACGCGCTACACCCGCAGCGGGGACAACATCCGCACGCTGACCTCGGTGAACGGCCTCACCGACGCGTGGGTCCAGCTCGTCAGGGGCGGGACGGCGCCGACGCAGGGCGCGGACGCGCTGGTCTGCCCGACGAGCGCGCCGCCGAACACCTGCGAGGTCGTCGACAAGGTCCTGTACCGCGGCAGCAAGCTGATCGACCTCTCGGCGACCCGCTACAACAACGACTGGGCGAAATTCCTCGACTCCGCCGGCGGCAACCTCTCCGACCACTTCCCGCACGCCGTCGACTTCACGTACACCCTCAACTCGGCAGTCCGGGCAAGCGACTTCTTCGGCGGTCCGCACGGCACGGCCTTCAACGACGCGGACGATCTGCCGGCCGCGCCCGCGCCCCGCACGCTCACCCTGCGCGGCGACGCCCGCCTCGACGCCCTCTCCCTGACCCACGCGGACGGCACCGCCCTCACGCACGGCGGCACCGGCGGCACGGCGACGTCCCTCACGCTCACGGCGGGCGAACACCTCACCTCCGTCAAGCTGACACAGGGTCAGAAGGACGGCCACACGCGGATCTTCTCCGCCGACTTCGGTACGGACAAGGGGCGTTCCCTCTCCGCCGGGACAGCGACCTCGGACACCCGGACCTTCACCGCGCCGGCCGGGTGGCAGATCGTCGGCTTCACCGGGCGGGCCGGGGCCGAGGTGGACAAGCTGGGGGTGCTGTACGCGCCGATCAAGTGA
- a CDS encoding TetR/AcrR family transcriptional regulator, with translation MARAGITVDRLVEAAAELADEVGFENVTLSALARRFGVKDASLYSHVKNLQELRTRLAFLAGAEMIDLIATAVAGRAGKDALVAFADAYRAYARRHPGRYAATQIRVDQDLVAQAPALRRTADITYGMLRAYGLEEPDLTDAVRLLRSTFHGYCVLEASGGFGASRDVQESWDRAVAALHSALVNWPRREDR, from the coding sequence GTGGCGCGTGCGGGGATCACGGTCGACCGGCTCGTGGAGGCCGCCGCCGAGCTGGCCGACGAGGTGGGGTTCGAGAACGTCACCCTGTCCGCGCTGGCCCGGCGGTTCGGCGTCAAGGACGCGAGCCTCTACTCGCACGTCAAGAACCTCCAGGAACTGCGCACCCGCCTCGCGTTCCTGGCCGGCGCCGAGATGATCGACCTCATCGCGACGGCGGTCGCGGGGCGCGCCGGCAAGGACGCACTGGTCGCGTTCGCGGACGCCTACCGCGCGTACGCCCGGCGCCACCCCGGCCGCTACGCCGCCACCCAGATCCGCGTCGACCAGGACCTCGTCGCCCAGGCCCCCGCCCTGCGCCGCACCGCCGACATCACCTACGGCATGCTCCGCGCGTACGGCCTCGAAGAGCCCGACCTCACCGACGCCGTCCGCCTCCTGCGCAGCACCTTCCACGGCTACTGCGTCCTGGAGGCGTCCGGCGGCTTCGGCGCCTCCCGCGACGTCCAGGAATCCTGGGACCGAGCGGTCGCCGCACTCCACTCGGCCCTGGTCAACTGGCCCCGCAGAGAGGACCGTTAG
- a CDS encoding VOC family protein, whose protein sequence is MAVAGVRIDCHDAYALASFWSQVLGQPVHEECRPGDPEALIEGAGVLFIAVPEGNEFRVERSAAERVV, encoded by the coding sequence GTGGCTGTCGCCGGTGTGAGAATCGACTGCCATGACGCCTACGCCCTCGCCAGCTTCTGGTCCCAGGTCCTCGGCCAACCCGTCCACGAGGAGTGCCGTCCCGGTGACCCCGAAGCCCTCATCGAAGGCGCCGGGGTCCTCTTCATCGCCGTTCCCGAGGGCAACGAGTTCCGTGTGGAGCGCAGCGCGGCCGAACGGGTGGTGTGA
- a CDS encoding Crp/Fnr family transcriptional regulator, which yields MSDVAHPGWEGRTLRHIVGEGVWAALLEGAHERLHPARDVLLRQGEDGSHVLVLLSGLTKVVRAERDGAKDLLAFRGPGELLGEMAVRGGGGRLASVETLDPCRVAVMPAARFGRFVDDHRLAPHLERHAIIRVRETTEGRHTGEAPQRVAGALVRIADISYWPGPCVREGVELPLSVMDLAQHLKMSRNTVGRLIAQEPVFGAVRVRGRGGIEIGDLPALRRFAARETPSHHSNVTRVT from the coding sequence ATGAGCGACGTGGCACACCCCGGCTGGGAGGGGCGCACCCTGCGGCACATCGTGGGGGAGGGGGTCTGGGCGGCACTGCTGGAGGGCGCGCACGAACGCCTCCACCCCGCCCGCGACGTCCTGCTGCGGCAAGGGGAGGACGGTTCGCATGTACTGGTGCTGCTCAGCGGGCTGACCAAGGTCGTCAGGGCCGAACGCGACGGCGCGAAGGACCTGTTGGCGTTCCGGGGGCCGGGGGAACTGCTCGGCGAGATGGCCGTGCGGGGCGGGGGTGGACGGCTCGCGAGTGTGGAGACGCTCGACCCCTGCCGGGTCGCGGTCATGCCGGCGGCCCGGTTCGGCCGGTTCGTCGACGACCACCGGCTCGCCCCGCACCTCGAACGGCACGCCATCATCCGGGTTCGTGAGACCACCGAGGGGCGTCACACCGGTGAGGCGCCGCAACGGGTTGCCGGGGCGCTCGTGCGCATCGCCGACATCTCGTACTGGCCCGGTCCGTGCGTCCGGGAGGGTGTCGAACTCCCCTTGAGCGTCATGGACTTGGCCCAACATCTGAAGATGTCCCGCAACACCGTCGGCCGCCTGATCGCCCAGGAGCCGGTCTTCGGGGCCGTACGCGTCAGAGGCCGGGGCGGGATCGAGATCGGGGACCTGCCCGCCCTGCGCCGGTTCGCCGCGCGAGAGACGCCGTCACACCACTCGAATGTGACCCGCGTCACCTGA
- a CDS encoding DUF2264 domain-containing protein: MHLPPPDPARSPVTGYTRAHWETAADTLLAATEPYATPDRALYHFPGDRQSWTGRLSDGLEGYARTLLLAAFRRDETALERYADGLAAGTAGVWPKIEDRHQSLVEAASIALALHLTRPLLWDRLTPSVQQRAAAWLSDALTAEPWPCNWELFPVTVGGFLESIGHEPEASRRAITQGLERIERWYVADGWYTDGDGRKFDYYNGWALHLYPVLHAWLTQDTALLDLYGGRLERHLADYARLFGGDGAPLHQGRSLTYRFATTAPLWLGALTGRTPLPPGETRRLASGALKYFLDRNAVDDTTGLLTLGWHGPDPEVLQGYSGPASPYWASKGFLGLLLPAEHEVWTATETPSPAEREDALTPLKAPNWLLQSTSSDGIVRLHNHGSEDVRYDPYYTRLAYSTVTTPTSSPTPDNSVIVGGDPTRTDITPLGAGDDWIASRHTTATGARVTSVTLAQGPLEVRAFLISDAPENTLVHLTGWSAPEGAHADLTLLKGTRTGPGPTLFVALARLTGEAEPEELGEGATVETYGEGELAVRWADGSEVKVRLADGKVEVERHL, from the coding sequence ATGCACCTCCCCCCGCCCGACCCCGCCCGCAGCCCGGTCACCGGTTACACCCGCGCCCACTGGGAGACGGCCGCCGACACCCTCCTCGCCGCGACCGAGCCGTACGCCACCCCCGACCGCGCCCTCTACCACTTCCCCGGCGACCGCCAGAGTTGGACGGGCCGCCTCTCCGACGGCCTCGAAGGCTACGCCCGGACCCTCCTGCTGGCCGCGTTCCGCCGCGACGAGACGGCGTTGGAGCGCTACGCGGACGGCCTGGCGGCGGGCACGGCGGGCGTGTGGCCGAAGATCGAGGACCGTCACCAGTCCCTCGTCGAGGCCGCCTCCATCGCCCTCGCCCTCCACCTCACCCGCCCCCTCCTGTGGGACCGCCTGACCCCCTCGGTCCAACAGCGCGCCGCCGCCTGGCTGTCGGACGCCCTCACCGCCGAACCCTGGCCCTGCAACTGGGAGTTGTTCCCGGTCACCGTCGGCGGTTTCCTGGAGTCGATCGGCCACGAACCCGAAGCCTCCCGCCGCGCGATCACCCAGGGCCTGGAGCGCATCGAGCGGTGGTACGTCGCCGACGGCTGGTACACCGACGGCGACGGCCGCAAGTTCGACTACTACAACGGCTGGGCCCTGCACCTCTACCCGGTCCTGCACGCCTGGCTCACCCAGGACACCGCCCTCCTCGACCTCTACGGCGGCCGCCTGGAACGCCATCTCGCCGACTACGCCCGCCTGTTCGGCGGCGACGGCGCCCCGCTGCACCAGGGCCGCTCCCTCACGTACCGCTTCGCGACGACGGCCCCCCTGTGGCTCGGCGCCCTCACCGGCCGCACCCCGCTGCCCCCCGGCGAGACCCGCCGCCTCGCCTCGGGCGCCCTGAAGTACTTCCTGGACCGGAACGCGGTGGACGACACGACCGGCCTCCTCACCCTCGGCTGGCACGGTCCCGACCCCGAGGTCCTGCAAGGCTATTCGGGCCCGGCGTCCCCGTACTGGGCCAGCAAGGGCTTCCTCGGCCTCCTCCTCCCCGCGGAGCACGAGGTCTGGACCGCGACGGAAACCCCGTCCCCGGCGGAGCGCGAGGACGCCCTGACGCCGCTGAAGGCCCCCAACTGGCTCCTCCAGTCGACCAGTTCGGACGGCATCGTCCGCCTCCACAACCACGGCAGCGAGGACGTCCGCTACGACCCCTACTACACCCGCCTCGCCTACTCGACGGTGACAACCCCGACCTCGTCCCCCACCCCCGACAACAGCGTCATCGTCGGCGGCGACCCCACCCGCACGGACATCACCCCCCTCGGCGCCGGCGACGACTGGATCGCCTCCCGCCACACCACCGCCACCGGCGCCCGCGTCACCAGCGTCACCCTGGCCCAAGGCCCCCTGGAAGTACGCGCGTTCCTCATCTCGGACGCCCCCGAGAACACTCTCGTCCACCTCACCGGCTGGTCCGCCCCCGAAGGCGCCCACGCCGATCTCACTCTCCTCAAGGGCACCCGCACAGGCCCCGGACCCACCCTCTTCGTCGCCCTCGCCCGCCTCACGGGGGAGGCGGAGCCGGAGGAGTTGGGGGAGGGGGCGACTGTCGAGACGTACGGGGAGGGGGAGTTGGCGGTGCGGTGGGCCGACGGCAGTGAGGTCAAGGTCCGGCTGGCCGACGGGAAGGTGGAGGTCGAACGCCATCTGTAG
- a CDS encoding rhamnogalacturonan acetylesterase yields MRRFNIAVLAALTLSTALSAVPAQAYSGPASGASGAPRLGLENCTATACHFDVPPGTYDVKVLLGGDAASATSVTGETRRSLLPETAVPEGERIARSFTVDVRTPEGEPTGPAGTPGLDLALGGGAPALAGIQVTPARHARQIFLVGDSTVCDQPGDPYSGWGQQLPQFLRKGLSVANYADSGESTVTYLSNPQLWATVQPLIRPGDLVLIQLAHNDKTTDEATYRANLEALVAGVRAQQGRPVLVTPIVRRWFNSDGTLNNGTALLVNGLGVDHPAVIRSVAAARGVPLIDLTAKTKALVESLGPEGSKSVYLYNEKRDNTHTSVHGATLYAELVRDELAARELIPRGLVRVG; encoded by the coding sequence GTGAGACGTTTCAACATCGCCGTGCTGGCCGCGCTGACACTGAGCACCGCCCTGTCCGCCGTCCCCGCCCAGGCTTATTCTGGACCGGCATCCGGCGCTTCCGGTGCCCCGCGCCTCGGCCTGGAGAACTGCACCGCAACCGCCTGCCACTTCGACGTCCCGCCGGGCACCTACGACGTGAAGGTCCTCCTCGGCGGCGACGCGGCGTCCGCCACGAGCGTCACCGGTGAGACGCGCCGCTCGCTCCTCCCGGAGACGGCCGTCCCCGAGGGCGAGCGCATCGCCCGCAGCTTCACCGTCGACGTCCGTACGCCGGAGGGCGAGCCGACCGGCCCCGCCGGCACTCCCGGTCTCGACCTCGCCCTCGGCGGCGGAGCACCCGCGCTCGCCGGCATCCAGGTCACCCCCGCCCGGCACGCCCGCCAGATCTTCCTCGTCGGCGACTCCACGGTCTGCGACCAGCCCGGCGACCCCTACTCCGGCTGGGGCCAACAGCTCCCGCAGTTCCTGCGCAAGGGCCTCTCCGTCGCCAACTACGCGGATTCCGGAGAGAGTACGGTCACCTATCTGTCGAACCCTCAACTCTGGGCCACCGTCCAGCCGTTGATCCGGCCCGGTGACCTCGTCCTCATCCAGCTCGCGCACAACGACAAGACGACCGACGAGGCGACGTACCGCGCGAACCTGGAGGCCCTGGTCGCCGGCGTCCGCGCGCAGCAGGGGCGGCCCGTGCTGGTGACCCCCATCGTGCGGCGCTGGTTCAACTCCGACGGCACGCTGAACAACGGCACCGCACTCCTCGTCAACGGCCTCGGCGTCGACCATCCGGCGGTGATCCGCTCGGTGGCGGCGGCGCGGGGCGTTCCGCTGATCGACCTCACGGCGAAGACGAAGGCGCTGGTGGAGTCGCTGGGGCCGGAGGGGTCCAAGTCGGTCTACCTCTACAACGAGAAGCGCGACAACACGCACACGTCCGTGCATGGGGCGACCCTGTACGCGGAACTCGTCCGGGACGAGCTGGCCGCGCGGGAGTTGATACCGCGGGGTCTGGTGAGGGTGGGGTGA
- a CDS encoding rhamnogalacturonan lyase B N-terminal domain-containing protein, whose product MAGTPMSETPQPATGVGRRAFVLGTAAAAGTAALAGPLAAGASAAGFGWSDDGSNYVVDTGASLVFKVSKSNGDLSSLVYKGVEYQGYDGKNSHIESGLGSSTVRITQSGSTILVSVAYGTLRHYYAARSGENNVYLWTNRADTSVASTRFILRVKAGLFLNDQPDSYTYAPTAIEASDVFRKSDGQTRSKHYSKLRVIDYDYVGWSANGVGLWIVRSNHEKASGGPFYRSLLRHQSADGGGLYEILHYAQNQTENERFGLQGPYVIALTDGGAPSSSLYPGTLTTSWADSLGIAGYVPASGRGRVAGVGITGRDTAHPYTVGLANSTAQYWGSARSSDGFFSIGGVLPGTYTLTVYKGELAVHTQSVSVSAGGTTSLNSIALASSNDPSNAGAIWRIGDWNGTPSGFKNADLMTYAHPSDVRASAWTGNVVIGSGTETSAFPCYLWKDVNSGLIVYFKLTAAQAAAAHTLRIGVTTAYANGRPQVVVNDNWTSAIPTPPAQPSTRSLTNGSYRGNNHTFTYSVPASAWLTDTGQYNTLKINVVSGSGSTGFLSAGTAIDAIDLLA is encoded by the coding sequence ATGGCCGGAACACCCATGTCCGAAACTCCCCAGCCCGCCACCGGCGTCGGCCGCCGCGCCTTCGTCCTCGGCACCGCCGCGGCGGCCGGCACGGCCGCGCTCGCCGGTCCGCTCGCCGCAGGCGCCTCGGCGGCGGGCTTCGGTTGGAGCGACGACGGCTCCAACTACGTCGTCGACACCGGCGCCAGCCTGGTCTTCAAGGTCAGCAAGTCCAACGGCGACCTGTCCTCGCTGGTCTACAAGGGCGTCGAGTACCAGGGCTACGACGGCAAGAACTCGCACATCGAGTCGGGGCTCGGCTCCTCGACGGTGAGGATCACGCAGTCCGGCTCGACGATCCTCGTCTCGGTCGCGTACGGCACGCTCAGGCACTACTACGCGGCCCGCAGCGGCGAGAACAACGTCTACCTGTGGACCAACCGCGCGGACACGTCGGTCGCCTCGACCCGCTTCATCCTGCGCGTCAAGGCGGGCCTGTTCCTCAACGACCAGCCGGATTCCTACACGTACGCGCCGACGGCCATCGAGGCGTCGGACGTGTTCCGCAAGTCCGACGGCCAGACCCGCTCGAAGCACTACTCGAAGCTGCGGGTCATCGACTACGACTACGTCGGCTGGAGCGCGAACGGCGTCGGCCTGTGGATCGTCCGCTCCAACCACGAGAAGGCGTCCGGCGGCCCCTTCTACCGCTCCCTGCTGCGCCACCAGAGCGCGGACGGCGGCGGCCTGTACGAGATCCTGCACTACGCCCAGAACCAGACGGAGAACGAGCGCTTCGGTCTCCAGGGCCCGTACGTCATCGCCCTCACCGACGGCGGCGCGCCCTCCTCCTCGCTGTACCCGGGCACGCTGACGACGTCCTGGGCGGACTCCCTCGGCATCGCCGGGTACGTGCCGGCGAGCGGGCGTGGCAGAGTCGCGGGCGTCGGCATCACCGGGCGCGACACGGCGCACCCGTACACCGTGGGACTCGCCAACTCGACGGCCCAGTACTGGGGTTCGGCGCGTTCCTCGGACGGGTTCTTCTCGATCGGCGGGGTCCTGCCGGGGACCTACACGTTGACGGTCTACAAGGGTGAACTCGCCGTCCACACCCAGTCGGTGTCGGTGTCGGCGGGCGGGACGACGTCGCTGAACTCGATCGCGCTGGCCTCCTCCAACGACCCGTCCAACGCGGGCGCGATCTGGCGGATCGGCGACTGGAACGGGACGCCGAGCGGGTTCAAGAACGCCGACCTGATGACGTACGCGCACCCCTCCGACGTCCGGGCCTCGGCGTGGACGGGGAACGTCGTGATCGGCAGCGGGACCGAGACGTCCGCGTTCCCCTGCTACCTGTGGAAGGACGTCAACTCCGGGCTGATCGTGTACTTCAAGCTGACGGCCGCGCAGGCCGCCGCCGCGCACACGCTGCGGATCGGGGTGACGACGGCGTACGCGAACGGGCGTCCGCAGGTGGTCGTCAACGACAACTGGACGTCGGCGATCCCGACGCCGCCGGCCCAGCCGAGCACGCGGTCGCTGACGAACGGGTCCTACCGGGGCAACAACCACACGTTCACGTACAGCGTTCCGGCGAGTGCGTGGCTGACCGACACGGGCCAGTACAACACGCTGAAGATCAATGTCGTGAGCGGGTCGGGGTCGACCGGGTTCCTGAGCGCGGGGACGGCGATCGACGCGATCGATCTGCTGGCGTGA
- a CDS encoding RICIN domain-containing protein, with the protein MRRVYAVLIALCTALAGALAVAGPAQAAPQTLPNGVQFTDTSGNAVHAHGGGVIKVGSYYYWFGEDRNADNTFRSVDAYRSTDLKTWEFRNRVLTQSSATELGTAYIERPKVIYNASTGKFVMWMHKENGVDYGEARAAVAVSDTVDGDYAYQGSFRPLGQHMSRDITAFVDTDGTGYMVSAANENYDLHIYRLTADYTGIASLVANPWPGGHREAPALFKRGGVYFMLTSGATGWNPNQQQYATATSLAGPWSAMTNVGDSTAYGSQTAYVLPVQGTSGTSYLYMGDRWGNSFGGKVNDSRYVWLPLTFPSSTSMSMSWSPEITVDTAAGTVSGVSATYNTLVARHSSKCADVANQSLQAGVAISQYTCNSGGNQKWWFKDLGTGYYQLVGRQSSLCLQENATDVTQQNCGTATTQQWSLTASGNYWLVKSRASGECLDVNGGSTANSAAIITHACNGTTNQQWTRGS; encoded by the coding sequence ATGAGACGTGTGTACGCGGTCCTGATCGCCCTCTGTACGGCCCTGGCCGGCGCCTTGGCCGTCGCGGGGCCGGCGCAGGCGGCACCGCAGACGCTGCCCAACGGCGTCCAGTTCACCGACACGTCGGGGAACGCGGTGCACGCCCACGGCGGCGGGGTCATCAAGGTCGGCTCCTATTACTACTGGTTCGGCGAGGACCGCAACGCCGACAACACCTTCCGCTCGGTCGACGCCTACCGCTCGACCGACCTGAAGACCTGGGAGTTCCGTAACCGCGTCCTGACCCAGTCCAGCGCTACGGAGCTGGGCACCGCGTACATCGAACGCCCGAAGGTCATCTACAACGCCTCCACCGGCAAGTTCGTGATGTGGATGCACAAGGAGAACGGCGTCGACTACGGCGAGGCCCGCGCCGCCGTCGCCGTCTCCGACACCGTCGACGGCGACTACGCCTACCAGGGCAGCTTCCGCCCCCTCGGCCAGCACATGTCCCGCGACATCACCGCGTTCGTCGACACGGACGGCACCGGCTACATGGTCTCGGCCGCCAACGAGAACTACGACCTGCACATCTACCGGCTGACGGCCGACTACACCGGTATCGCGAGCCTCGTCGCCAACCCCTGGCCCGGCGGCCACCGCGAGGCCCCGGCCCTGTTCAAGCGGGGCGGCGTCTACTTCATGCTGACCTCGGGCGCCACCGGCTGGAACCCCAACCAGCAGCAGTACGCCACCGCGACCAGCCTCGCCGGCCCCTGGTCCGCGATGACGAACGTCGGCGACTCCACCGCGTACGGCTCGCAGACCGCCTACGTCCTGCCCGTCCAGGGGACGTCGGGCACCTCGTACCTCTACATGGGCGACCGCTGGGGCAACTCCTTCGGCGGCAAGGTCAACGACTCCCGCTACGTGTGGCTCCCGCTGACCTTCCCCAGCAGCACCTCGATGTCGATGTCGTGGTCCCCGGAGATCACCGTGGACACGGCCGCCGGTACCGTCAGCGGCGTCAGCGCCACCTACAACACCCTGGTGGCCCGCCACAGTTCGAAGTGCGCGGACGTCGCGAACCAGTCCCTCCAGGCGGGCGTCGCGATCAGCCAGTACACCTGCAACAGCGGCGGCAACCAGAAGTGGTGGTTCAAGGACCTCGGCACCGGCTACTACCAACTCGTCGGCCGCCAGAGCTCGTTGTGCCTCCAGGAGAACGCGACCGACGTCACCCAGCAGAACTGCGGCACCGCGACGACCCAGCAGTGGAGCCTCACCGCCTCCGGCAACTACTGGCTCGTCAAGTCCCGCGCCAGCGGCGAATGCCTCGACGTCAACGGCGGCTCCACCGCCAACTCGGCCGCGATCATCACGCACGCCTGCAACGGGACGACCAACCAGCAGTGGACGCGCGGTAGTTGA
- a CDS encoding amino acid permease — protein MTTADTPETEAAAKAPARPASPRRTFGLATATALVMGNIIGGGIFALPAAVAPYGTLSLLAFGVLSVAAVLLALLFGRLARRSPVTGGLYVYPRDAFGPFAGFLSAWSYWTMCWVSIAALAVAVVGYVDVLIPLHGNHALEGLVALLALWLPAVANFAGTRWVGTVQIVSTVLKFVPLLLVATVGLFFVDTDNFGPFNATGDSVPGALAASAALLLYSFLGVESAAVSAGEVDDPERTVGRASVLGTLASALVYVLGTVAVFGLVPHDRLVESGAPFADAVNSITGGTWGGTAIALVAVASIVGCLNGWILLAAQMPYAAALDGLFPKPFAKVGKGGVPGFGVWAVALLGTALIALNYTAGPDTTFRVLVLITTFTGCVPYLLSAAAQLYWLARGTRTHLRPATLTRDLLIAALSFAFSFWLIAGAGYAAVYQGALFLFAGIPLYVWLKGRQEGPEEGELAAGGEVTSAAGDATA, from the coding sequence ATGACCACCGCCGACACCCCCGAGACCGAGGCCGCCGCCAAGGCTCCCGCGCGCCCCGCGTCCCCCCGCCGCACCTTCGGCCTCGCCACCGCGACCGCCCTCGTCATGGGCAACATCATCGGCGGCGGCATCTTCGCGCTCCCCGCCGCCGTCGCCCCCTACGGCACGCTCAGCCTCCTCGCGTTCGGTGTCCTCTCCGTCGCCGCCGTCCTGCTCGCGCTCCTCTTCGGCAGGCTCGCGCGGCGCAGCCCCGTCACCGGGGGCCTCTACGTCTACCCCCGCGACGCCTTCGGGCCCTTCGCCGGGTTCCTGTCGGCCTGGTCGTACTGGACGATGTGCTGGGTCAGCATCGCCGCGCTCGCCGTCGCCGTCGTCGGCTACGTCGACGTCCTGATCCCGCTGCACGGCAACCACGCGCTCGAAGGGCTCGTCGCGCTGCTCGCGCTGTGGCTGCCGGCCGTCGCGAACTTCGCGGGGACGCGGTGGGTGGGGACCGTGCAGATCGTGTCCACCGTCCTCAAGTTCGTGCCGCTGCTGCTCGTCGCCACCGTCGGGCTCTTCTTCGTCGACACCGACAACTTCGGGCCCTTCAACGCCACCGGCGACAGCGTGCCGGGCGCGCTCGCCGCGTCCGCCGCGCTGCTCCTCTACAGCTTCCTCGGGGTGGAGTCGGCGGCCGTCAGCGCGGGGGAGGTCGACGATCCCGAGCGGACGGTGGGGCGCGCGAGCGTGCTGGGCACGCTGGCCTCCGCGCTCGTCTACGTCCTCGGCACCGTCGCCGTCTTCGGGCTCGTCCCGCACGATCGACTCGTCGAGTCCGGGGCGCCGTTCGCCGACGCCGTCAACTCCATCACCGGCGGGACCTGGGGCGGCACCGCCATCGCCCTCGTCGCCGTCGCCTCCATCGTCGGCTGCCTCAACGGGTGGATCCTCCTCGCCGCCCAGATGCCCTACGCCGCCGCCCTCGACGGCCTCTTCCCCAAGCCGTTCGCGAAGGTCGGCAAGGGCGGCGTGCCCGGCTTCGGAGTCTGGGCCGTCGCTCTCCTGGGCACCGCCCTGATCGCCCTCAACTACACAGCCGGGCCCGACACCACCTTCCGCGTCCTCGTCCTCATCACCACCTTCACCGGCTGCGTCCCCTACCTCCTCTCCGCCGCCGCCCAGCTCTACTGGCTGGCACGGGGCACCCGCACCCACCTCCGCCCCGCCACCCTCACCCGTGACCTCCTCATCGCCGCCCTCTCCTTCGCCTTCTCCTTCTGGCTGATCGCCGGCGCGGGCTACGCGGCCGTCTACCAGGGCGCCCTCTTCCTCTTCGCCGGCATCCCGCTCTACGTCTGGCTGAAGGGCCGCCAGGAGGGGCCGGAGGAAGGGGAGTTGGCGGCCGGGGGCGAGGTCACGTCGGCTGCAGGGGACGCGACGGCCTGA